From the Girardinichthys multiradiatus isolate DD_20200921_A chromosome 22, DD_fGirMul_XY1, whole genome shotgun sequence genome, one window contains:
- the mrps6 gene encoding 28S ribosomal protein S6, mitochondrial — MPRYELALILKAMQRPETAATLRRTVETLMERGAVVRNLENLGERLLPYKMTKHNQRHSRGTYFLVDFYAAPSILDSLLDHLHRDVDVVRPTVLKKEEQAPKSSCCGPS; from the coding sequence ATGCCTCGCTACGAGCTGGCTCTGATCCTAAAGGCGATGCAGCGACCGGAGACGGCGGCTACGCTGCGGCGGACGGTGGAGACCCTGATGGAGCGTGGCGCGGTGGTGAGAAACCTGGAGAACCTGGGAGAGAGGCTGCTGCCttacaagatgacaaaacacaATCAGAGGCACAGTAGagggacttactttctggtggacTTCTACGCTGCTCCGAGCATACTCGACAGCCTGCTGGACCACCTGCACCGTGACGTGGACGTGGTGAGACCCACAGTGTTGAAGAAGGAGGAGCAGGCCCCCAAAAGCAGCTGTTGTGGCCCCTCATAA
- the LOC124859002 gene encoding prosaposin isoform X2, translating into MLLLTLLFVSSAVATPLLGTEQCARGSPYWCQNVKTASLCGAVPHCQQNVWNKPQMKTVPCDLCKEVLMVVGNLLKDNATEAEILGYLEKVCQLIPDQGLTAECKEMVDSYYPILIGVITGELDPAVVCGAMGICKSEQMSLAKVQAQEELVSNEIPEMDLAQRVAPFLLNVPELLYPQENLKQDTPKQEAPEQDGDVVCQDCIKFLTDAQAEAKANSSFIDSLIQNIEHQCDMLGPGLSDMCRQYVGQYGPVVVLQLMSMEQQPKEICTLAGFCSDAKKSVPMLSLQAAMTVPAAKTILASKLFPATKVEAAAASRPMVRVRESPTCAICEFVMKQLESMLEDHTTEEEVVQVVEKVCTFLPSSVSAQCKDLIETYGQAIIELLVQQADPKTVCTVLGLCNDASRAYIVALDQARFKVGGYCEVCKMAVSYIDGILQKNATEVEIEEAVKKVCSFLPDTYKTECDQLVEQYEPILIQLLLQMMDPDFVCTKVGACPEAERKLLGTEQCSWGPGYWCKNMETARQCNAVAHCKRHVWV; encoded by the exons ATGCTACTACTAACTCTGCTCTTCGTGTCCTCCG CTGTAGCGACACCTCTGCTCGGCACCGAGCAGTGTGCCCGTGGCTCCCCTTACTGGTGCCAGAATGTAAAGACAGCATCTCTGTGTGGAGCTGTTCCTCACTGCCAGCAGAATGTGTGGAACAAGCCACAGATG AAAACGGTACCTTGCGACCTGTGTAAAGAGGTGTTGATGGTGGTTGGGAATTTGCTGAAAGACAATGCAACTGAG GCTGAAATTCTTGGGTATCTGGAGAAGGTGTGTCAGCTCATCCCTGATCAAGGTCTGACTGCTGAGTGCAAAGAGATGGTGGATAGTTACTATCCCATCCTCATTGGGGTCATCACTGGGGAACTG GATCCTGCTGTAGTGTGCGGCGCTATGGGTATCTGTAAATCTGAGCAGATGTCCCTAGCCAAGGTTCAGGCCCAGGAGGAGCTCGTATCCAATGAAATCCCTGAGATGGACCTTGCCCAACGTGTTGCCCCCTTCCTGCTCAATGTTCCTGAGCTTTTGTATCCTCAAGAGAACCTCAAGCAGGACACCCCAAAACAAGAAGCTCCAGAGCAG GATGGTGATGTAGTGTGCCAGGACTGCATCAAGTTCCTAACTGATGCTCAGGCAGAAGCAAAGGCCAACTCCTCCTTCATTGATTCCCTGATTCAGAACATCGAGCACCAGTGTGACATGTTGGGACCAGGCTTGTCCGACATG TGCAGGCAGTATGTAGGGCAGTATGGACCTGTTGTTGTCCTGCAGCTTATGTCCATG GAACAG CAACCCAAGGAGATTTGTACTCTTGCTGGTTTCTGTTCTGATGCGAAGAAGTCCGTTCCCATGTTGAGCCTTCAGGCTGCAATGACAGTCCCTGCTGCCAAAACTATACTGGCTTCCAAGCTTTTCCCTGCCACCAAAGTTGAGGCTGCTGCCGCCTCCAGG CCAATGGTGCGTGTTCGTGAGTCTCCAACTTGTGCCATCTGTGAGTTTGTGATGAAGCAGTTGGAATCCATGCTGGAGGATCACACAACAGAG GAGGAGGTTGTTCAGGTTGTGGAGAAGGTGTGCACATTTCTGCCCTCCTCTGTGAGTGCTCAATGCAAAGACCTGATTGAAACCTATGGCCAGGCCATCATTGAGCTGCTGGTGCAGCAGGCTGACCCTAAGACTGTTTGCACAGTGCTGGGACTCTGCAACGATGCCAGCCGGGCATATATCG TTGCCCTGGACCAGGCTCGTTTTAAGGTTGGTGGCTACTGTGAGGTGTGCAAGATGGCAGTGAGTTACATTGATGGCATTCTGCAGAAGAACGCCACAGAGGTAGAGATCGAGGAAGCTGTGAAGAAAGTATGCAGCTTCCTGCCTGACACTTACAAAACTGAG TGTGACCAGCTGGTTGAACAGTATGAGCCAATCCTTATCCAGCTGTTGCTTCAGATGATGGACCCCGACTTTGTGTGTACA AAAGTAGGCGCTTGCCCTGAAGCTGAACGTAAGCTGCTGGGAACAGAGCAGTGCTCCTGGGGACCTGGATACTGGTGCAAGAACATGGAAACCGCTAGACAGTGCAAT GCTGTGGCTCACTGCAAACGTCATGTGTGGGTGTAG
- the LOC124859002 gene encoding prosaposin isoform X1, translated as MLLLTLLFVSSAVATPLLGTEQCARGSPYWCQNVKTASLCGAVPHCQQNVWNKPQMKTVPCDLCKEVLMVVGNLLKDNATEAEILGYLEKVCQLIPDQGLTAECKEMVDSYYPILIGVITGELEDPAVVCGAMGICKSEQMSLAKVQAQEELVSNEIPEMDLAQRVAPFLLNVPELLYPQENLKQDTPKQEAPEQDGDVVCQDCIKFLTDAQAEAKANSSFIDSLIQNIEHQCDMLGPGLSDMCRQYVGQYGPVVVLQLMSMEQQPKEICTLAGFCSDAKKSVPMLSLQAAMTVPAAKTILASKLFPATKVEAAAASRPMVRVRESPTCAICEFVMKQLESMLEDHTTEEEVVQVVEKVCTFLPSSVSAQCKDLIETYGQAIIELLVQQADPKTVCTVLGLCNDASRAYIVALDQARFKVGGYCEVCKMAVSYIDGILQKNATEVEIEEAVKKVCSFLPDTYKTECDQLVEQYEPILIQLLLQMMDPDFVCTKVGACPEAERKLLGTEQCSWGPGYWCKNMETARQCNAVAHCKRHVWV; from the exons ATGCTACTACTAACTCTGCTCTTCGTGTCCTCCG CTGTAGCGACACCTCTGCTCGGCACCGAGCAGTGTGCCCGTGGCTCCCCTTACTGGTGCCAGAATGTAAAGACAGCATCTCTGTGTGGAGCTGTTCCTCACTGCCAGCAGAATGTGTGGAACAAGCCACAGATG AAAACGGTACCTTGCGACCTGTGTAAAGAGGTGTTGATGGTGGTTGGGAATTTGCTGAAAGACAATGCAACTGAG GCTGAAATTCTTGGGTATCTGGAGAAGGTGTGTCAGCTCATCCCTGATCAAGGTCTGACTGCTGAGTGCAAAGAGATGGTGGATAGTTACTATCCCATCCTCATTGGGGTCATCACTGGGGAACTG GAGGATCCTGCTGTAGTGTGCGGCGCTATGGGTATCTGTAAATCTGAGCAGATGTCCCTAGCCAAGGTTCAGGCCCAGGAGGAGCTCGTATCCAATGAAATCCCTGAGATGGACCTTGCCCAACGTGTTGCCCCCTTCCTGCTCAATGTTCCTGAGCTTTTGTATCCTCAAGAGAACCTCAAGCAGGACACCCCAAAACAAGAAGCTCCAGAGCAG GATGGTGATGTAGTGTGCCAGGACTGCATCAAGTTCCTAACTGATGCTCAGGCAGAAGCAAAGGCCAACTCCTCCTTCATTGATTCCCTGATTCAGAACATCGAGCACCAGTGTGACATGTTGGGACCAGGCTTGTCCGACATG TGCAGGCAGTATGTAGGGCAGTATGGACCTGTTGTTGTCCTGCAGCTTATGTCCATG GAACAG CAACCCAAGGAGATTTGTACTCTTGCTGGTTTCTGTTCTGATGCGAAGAAGTCCGTTCCCATGTTGAGCCTTCAGGCTGCAATGACAGTCCCTGCTGCCAAAACTATACTGGCTTCCAAGCTTTTCCCTGCCACCAAAGTTGAGGCTGCTGCCGCCTCCAGG CCAATGGTGCGTGTTCGTGAGTCTCCAACTTGTGCCATCTGTGAGTTTGTGATGAAGCAGTTGGAATCCATGCTGGAGGATCACACAACAGAG GAGGAGGTTGTTCAGGTTGTGGAGAAGGTGTGCACATTTCTGCCCTCCTCTGTGAGTGCTCAATGCAAAGACCTGATTGAAACCTATGGCCAGGCCATCATTGAGCTGCTGGTGCAGCAGGCTGACCCTAAGACTGTTTGCACAGTGCTGGGACTCTGCAACGATGCCAGCCGGGCATATATCG TTGCCCTGGACCAGGCTCGTTTTAAGGTTGGTGGCTACTGTGAGGTGTGCAAGATGGCAGTGAGTTACATTGATGGCATTCTGCAGAAGAACGCCACAGAGGTAGAGATCGAGGAAGCTGTGAAGAAAGTATGCAGCTTCCTGCCTGACACTTACAAAACTGAG TGTGACCAGCTGGTTGAACAGTATGAGCCAATCCTTATCCAGCTGTTGCTTCAGATGATGGACCCCGACTTTGTGTGTACA AAAGTAGGCGCTTGCCCTGAAGCTGAACGTAAGCTGCTGGGAACAGAGCAGTGCTCCTGGGGACCTGGATACTGGTGCAAGAACATGGAAACCGCTAGACAGTGCAAT GCTGTGGCTCACTGCAAACGTCATGTGTGGGTGTAG
- the LOC124859002 gene encoding prosaposin isoform X3 — protein sequence MLLLTLLFVSSAVATPLLGTEQCARGSPYWCQNVKTASLCGAVPHCQQNVWNKPQMKTVPCDLCKEVLMVVGNLLKDNATEAEILGYLEKVCQLIPDQGLTAECKEMVDSYYPILIGVITGELEDPAVVCGAMGICKSEQMSLAKVQAQEELVSNEIPEMDLAQRVAPFLLNVPELLYPQENLKQDTPKQEAPEQDGDVVCQDCIKFLTDAQAEAKANSSFIDSLIQNIEHQCDMLGPGLSDMCRQYVGQYGPVVVLQLMSMQPKEICTLAGFCSDAKKSVPMLSLQAAMTVPAAKTILASKLFPATKVEAAAASRPMVRVRESPTCAICEFVMKQLESMLEDHTTEEEVVQVVEKVCTFLPSSVSAQCKDLIETYGQAIIELLVQQADPKTVCTVLGLCNDASRAYIVALDQARFKVGGYCEVCKMAVSYIDGILQKNATEVEIEEAVKKVCSFLPDTYKTECDQLVEQYEPILIQLLLQMMDPDFVCTKVGACPEAERKLLGTEQCSWGPGYWCKNMETARQCNAVAHCKRHVWV from the exons ATGCTACTACTAACTCTGCTCTTCGTGTCCTCCG CTGTAGCGACACCTCTGCTCGGCACCGAGCAGTGTGCCCGTGGCTCCCCTTACTGGTGCCAGAATGTAAAGACAGCATCTCTGTGTGGAGCTGTTCCTCACTGCCAGCAGAATGTGTGGAACAAGCCACAGATG AAAACGGTACCTTGCGACCTGTGTAAAGAGGTGTTGATGGTGGTTGGGAATTTGCTGAAAGACAATGCAACTGAG GCTGAAATTCTTGGGTATCTGGAGAAGGTGTGTCAGCTCATCCCTGATCAAGGTCTGACTGCTGAGTGCAAAGAGATGGTGGATAGTTACTATCCCATCCTCATTGGGGTCATCACTGGGGAACTG GAGGATCCTGCTGTAGTGTGCGGCGCTATGGGTATCTGTAAATCTGAGCAGATGTCCCTAGCCAAGGTTCAGGCCCAGGAGGAGCTCGTATCCAATGAAATCCCTGAGATGGACCTTGCCCAACGTGTTGCCCCCTTCCTGCTCAATGTTCCTGAGCTTTTGTATCCTCAAGAGAACCTCAAGCAGGACACCCCAAAACAAGAAGCTCCAGAGCAG GATGGTGATGTAGTGTGCCAGGACTGCATCAAGTTCCTAACTGATGCTCAGGCAGAAGCAAAGGCCAACTCCTCCTTCATTGATTCCCTGATTCAGAACATCGAGCACCAGTGTGACATGTTGGGACCAGGCTTGTCCGACATG TGCAGGCAGTATGTAGGGCAGTATGGACCTGTTGTTGTCCTGCAGCTTATGTCCATG CAACCCAAGGAGATTTGTACTCTTGCTGGTTTCTGTTCTGATGCGAAGAAGTCCGTTCCCATGTTGAGCCTTCAGGCTGCAATGACAGTCCCTGCTGCCAAAACTATACTGGCTTCCAAGCTTTTCCCTGCCACCAAAGTTGAGGCTGCTGCCGCCTCCAGG CCAATGGTGCGTGTTCGTGAGTCTCCAACTTGTGCCATCTGTGAGTTTGTGATGAAGCAGTTGGAATCCATGCTGGAGGATCACACAACAGAG GAGGAGGTTGTTCAGGTTGTGGAGAAGGTGTGCACATTTCTGCCCTCCTCTGTGAGTGCTCAATGCAAAGACCTGATTGAAACCTATGGCCAGGCCATCATTGAGCTGCTGGTGCAGCAGGCTGACCCTAAGACTGTTTGCACAGTGCTGGGACTCTGCAACGATGCCAGCCGGGCATATATCG TTGCCCTGGACCAGGCTCGTTTTAAGGTTGGTGGCTACTGTGAGGTGTGCAAGATGGCAGTGAGTTACATTGATGGCATTCTGCAGAAGAACGCCACAGAGGTAGAGATCGAGGAAGCTGTGAAGAAAGTATGCAGCTTCCTGCCTGACACTTACAAAACTGAG TGTGACCAGCTGGTTGAACAGTATGAGCCAATCCTTATCCAGCTGTTGCTTCAGATGATGGACCCCGACTTTGTGTGTACA AAAGTAGGCGCTTGCCCTGAAGCTGAACGTAAGCTGCTGGGAACAGAGCAGTGCTCCTGGGGACCTGGATACTGGTGCAAGAACATGGAAACCGCTAGACAGTGCAAT GCTGTGGCTCACTGCAAACGTCATGTGTGGGTGTAG